A genomic segment from Hypomesus transpacificus isolate Combined female chromosome 13, fHypTra1, whole genome shotgun sequence encodes:
- the LOC124475655 gene encoding cytochrome P450 26A1, giving the protein MALSTLVATFLCTIVLPILLFLVAVKLWEVYMIRGRDPTCRSPLPPGSMGLPFIGETLQLILQRRKFLRMKRQKYGCIYRTHLFGNPTVRVMGADNVRQILLGEHKLVAVQWPASVRTILGSDTLSNVHGTQHKNKKKAIMRAFSRDALEHYIPVIQEEVRSAVKEWLESDSCVLVYPEMKRLMFRIAMRILLGFDPDQIKTDEHELVEAFEEMIKNLFSLPIDVPFSGLYRGLKARNFIHSKIEENIKKKIRDSDQEKKHRDALQQLMDSSRKNGEPFSMQAIKESATELLFGGHETTASTATSLVMFLGLNPDVVRKLRQELQEMEEQGVDLQGQSLNIEVLEQLKYTGCVIKETLRINPPVPGGFRVALKTFELNGYQIPKGWNVIYSICDTHDVADVFPNKEEFQPERFMAKPSENSSRFSYIPFGGGSRMCVGKEFAKVLLKIFLVELTLQSDWTLLNGPPTMKTGPTVYPVDNLPTKFSHYSRN; this is encoded by the exons ATGGCTTTGAGCACGTTAGTAGCGACTTTCCTGTGCACCATTGTGCTTCCTATCCTGCTCTTTTTAGTGGCGGTGAAACTCTGGGAAGTTTACATGATTCGAGGGCGCGATCCCACTTGTCGCAGCCCGCTTCCTCCTGGTTCAATGGGGTTACCTTTCATTGGAGAGACGCTGCAACTGATCCTCCAG AGGAGGAAATTCCTTCGTATGAAGCGCCAGAAGTATGGCTGCATATACAGGACGCATCTCTTTGGCAACCCCACCGTGCGCGTAATGGGAGCCGATAACGTCAGACAAATTCTGCTGGGAGAACATAAACTGGTGGCCGTGCAGTGGCCGGCGTCTGTACGGACCATTCTTGGATCGGACACACTCTCCAACGTCCACGGGACACAGcacaaaaacaagaaaaag GCAATAATGCGAGCATTCTCCCGGGATGCCCTTGAACACTACATCCCGGTGATTCAGGAGGAGGTGCGGAGTGCCGTGAAAGAATGGCTGGAGAGTGACTCGTGCGTGCTGGTTTACCCAGAGATGAAGCGCCTCATGTTCCGTATCGCGATGAGGATTCTCCTTGGTTTCGACCCAGATCAGATCAAGACCGACGAACACGAACTGGTCGAAGCCTTTGAAGAAATGATCAAGAACCTGTTCTCCCTCCCAATTGATGTCCCTTTCAGTGGTCTATATCGG GGACTGAAAGCTCGTAACTTCATCCATTCTAAGATCGAGGAGAACATCAAGAAGAAGATCCGGGATTCCGACCAGGAGAAAAAGCACAGAGATGCGCTGCAGCAGTTAATGGACAGCAGCAGAAAGAACGGCGAGCCGTTTAGCATGCAG GCGATAAAGGAGTCTGCCACAGAGCTGTTGTTTGGAGGTCATGAGACCACAGCCAGCACAGCCACCTCTCTGGTCATGTTCCTGGGACTGAACCCTGATGTAGTCCGAAAGCTTCGACAAGAACTGCAGGAAATG GAAGAGCAGGGTGTGGACCTGCAGGGCCAGAGTCTTAACATTGAGGTTCTGGAGCAGCTCAAGTACACCGGCTGTGTCATCAAGGAGACCCTCAGGATCAATCCCCCTGTACCAGGAGGCTTCAGAGTTGCCCTCAAGACATTTGAACTCAAT GGATACCAGATTCCAAAAGGCTGGAATGTCATCTACAGCATCTGCGACACACATGACGTGGCTGACGTGTTTCCCAACAAAGAAGAGTTCCAGCCTGAGAGATTCATGGCCAAGCCCTCGGAGAACTCCTCCAGGTTCTCCTACATCCCCTTCGGCGGGGGTTCCAGGATGTGTGTGGGGAAGGAGTTTGCCAAGGTGCTCCTCAAGATCTTCTTGGTGGAGCTCACCCTGCAGAGCGACTGGACTCTCCTAAACGGCCCCCCCACCATGAAGACAGGACCCACCGTCTACCCCGTCGATAACCTCCCCACCAAGTTCAGCCACTACAGTCGCAACTAA
- the LOC124475689 gene encoding cytochrome P450 26B1-like, translating into MTLFELSTTLSVLATAVTSVLLVLLLTAVSRQLWTLRWTITRDKTSSLPLPKGSMGWPLIGETFHWLFEGSSFHVSRREKYGNVFKTHLLGKPVIRVTGAENIRKILMGEHTMVCTQWPQSTRIILGPNTLVNSVGDLHRKKRKILGKAFSHAALETYIPHLQDVVKTEIARWCLDTGPIDVFAAAKALTFRIAVRIIIGLDVEETQINYLSRMFEQLMDNLFSLPLDVCCSGLRKGIQARDVLHRCMEKMIEEKLQRNTEGCSHVFDYILTSAKEQGHELTMQELKETAVELIFAAHSTTASASTSLVQLLLSHPSVAEKARSEIQEMGLGHVLNSNNNNNNKKSIISGDADMQTTGSPSYDTEKHKNCICPTESGTCSFQEPNLTLKVLGGLQYLDCVVREVLRYLPPVSGGYRSVLQTFELDGCQIPKGWSVMYSIRDTHETSPVYQRPDLFDPERFGPERDEGRAAGRFNYVPFGGGIRSCVGKELAQVIIKTLAVEVLGSTEMRLATDTFPKMHTVPVVHPAKGLQVYFTYRDNNIEKHHVSCMFHHG; encoded by the exons ATGACTCTATTCGAACTAAGTACCACCTTGTCGGTGCTCGCTACCGCCGTAACATCAGTGCTGTTGGTGCTGTTGCTGACCGCGGTTTCCCGGCAACTGTGGACGTTGCGATGGACCATCACCAGGGACAAGACGAGCTCGTTACCGTTACCGAAGGGCTCTATGGGCTGGCCGCTCATAGGAGAGACGTTCCACTGGTTGTTCGAG GGTTCTTCTTTTCATGTGTCGAGGCGGGAGAAGTATGGAAACGTGTTTAAAACGCACCTGTTGGGGAAACCCGTCATCCGAGTGACGGGCGCGGAGAACATTCGTAAGATCCTGATGGGAGAACACACCATGGTGTGCACACAGTGGCCCCAGAGCACGCGCATCATCCTGGGACCCAACACTCTTGTTAACTCGGTGGGAGACCTTCATCGGAAAAAACGGAAA ATCCTAGGCAAAGCGTTCAGTCATGCAGCTTTGGAGACGTACATTCCTCACTTACAAGACGTCGTAAAGACTGAGATAGCCAGATGGTGTTTGGACACCGGCCCCATTGATGTTTTCGCTGCCGCCAAAGCCCTGACTTTCCGCATCGCTGTGCGGATCATCATAGGTTTGGATGTGGAGGAGACGCAGATAAACTACCTTTCCAGGATGTTTGAGCAGCTGATGGACAACTTATTCTCCCTCCCGTTGGACGTGTGCTGCAGCGGCCTTCGGAAA GGTATCCAGGCAAGAGATGTCCTGCATCGCTGCATGGAGAAGATGATCGAGGAGAAGctccagagaaacacagagggcTGCAGCCATGTGTTTGACTACATCCTCACCAGTGCCAAGGAACAAGGCCATGAGCTCACCATGCAGGAACTTAAG GAGACTGCTGTGGAGCTGATCTTTGCTGCCCACTCCACCACAGCCAGTGCCTCCACCTCTCTGGTCCAGCTCCTGCTCTCACACCCTTCAGTGGCTGAAAAGGCAAGGTCTGAGATACAAGAAATGGGACTGGGCCATGTCCTCAAcagcaataacaacaacaacaacaaaaagtcaATCATCAGTGGtgatgcagacatgcagaccaCCGGGTCACCTAGTTATGACACGGAGAAGCACAAGAACTGCATATGTCCGACAGAGTCTGGTACGTGTAGTTTCCAGGAACCAAATCTAACCCTGAAGGTCCTTGGTGGGCTCCAGTACTTGGACTGTGTGGTGAGGGAAGTCCTCAGATACCTGCCGCCGGTCTCCGGTGGTTACAGGAGTGTCCTGCAGACGTTTGAGTTAGAC gGTTGCCAGATCCCTAAGGGCTGGAGCGTCATGTACAGCATCCGGGACACCCATGAGACCTCCCCCGTCTACCAGCGCCCCGACCTGTTTGATCCGGAACGCTTCGGcccagagagggatgagggtcgGGCGGCGGGACGCTTTAACTACGTGCCATTTGGCGGTGGTATTCGTAGCTGTGTGGGCAAGGAGCTGGCCCAGGTGATCATCAAGACCCTGGCGGTGGAGGTACTGGGAAGCACGGAGATGAGGCTGGCCACGGACACGTTTCCCAAGATGCACACTGTCCCTGTAGTCCACCCTGCCAAAGGACTACAAGTCTATTTCACCTACAGAGACAACAACATTGAAAAGCATCATGTGTCCTGTATGTTCCATCATGGCTAG